From Macaca fascicularis isolate 582-1 chromosome 14, T2T-MFA8v1.1, a single genomic window includes:
- the LYVE1 gene encoding lymphatic vessel endothelial hyaluronic acid receptor 1 isoform X2, whose product MARCFRLVLLLASIWTTRLLVQGSLHAEDTWTNSCIPEIITTKDPIFNTQTATHTTEFIVSDSTYSVASPYSTAPAPTTTPAPASTSIPRRKKLICITEVFMETSTMSTETEPFVENKAAFKNEAAGFGGVPTALLVLALLFFGAAAGLGFCYVKRYVKAFPFTNKNQQKEMIETKVVKEEKADDINPNEESKKTDNNPEEPKSPSKTTVRCLEAEV is encoded by the exons ATGGCCAGGTGCTTCCGCCTGGTGTTGCTTCTCGCTTCCATCTGGACCACGAGGCTCCTGGTCCAAGGCTCTTTGCATGCAGAAG ATACTTGGACTAACTCGTGCATTCCAGAAATTATCACCACCAAAGATCCCATATTCAACACTCAAACTGCAACACACACAACAGAATTTATTGTCAGTGACAGTACCTACTCGGTGGCGTCCCCTTACTCTACGGCACCTGCCCCTACTACTACTCCTGCTCCAGCTTCCACTTCTATTCCAcggagaaaaaaattgatttgcaTTACAGAAGTTTTTATGGAAACTAGCACCATGTCTACAGAAActgaaccatttgttgaaaataaagcagcattcaagaatgaagctgctgGGTTTGGAG GTGTCCCCACGGCTCTGCTAGTGCTTGCTCTCCTCTTTTTTGGTGCTGCAGCTGGTCTTGGATTTTGCTATGTCAAAAG GTATGTGAAGGCCTTCCCTTTTACAAACAAGAATCAGCAGAAGGAAATGATTGAAACCAAAGTAGTAAAGGAGGAGAAGGCCGATGATATCAACCCTAATGAAGAATCAAAGAAAACGGATAACAACCCAGAAGAGCCCAAGAGTCCAAGCAAAACTACCGTGCGATGCCTGGAAGCTGAAGTTTAG
- the LYVE1 gene encoding lymphatic vessel endothelial hyaluronic acid receptor 1 isoform X1, producing the protein MARCFRLVLLLASIWTTRLLVQGSLHAEELSIQVSCRIMGITLVSKKANPQLNFTEAKEACRLLGLTLASKDQVETAWKASFETCSYGWIGDGFVVISRISPNPKCGKNGVGVLIWKVAVNRQFAAYCYNSSDTWTNSCIPEIITTKDPIFNTQTATHTTEFIVSDSTYSVASPYSTAPAPTTTPAPASTSIPRRKKLICITEVFMETSTMSTETEPFVENKAAFKNEAAGFGGVPTALLVLALLFFGAAAGLGFCYVKRYVKAFPFTNKNQQKEMIETKVVKEEKADDINPNEESKKTDNNPEEPKSPSKTTVRCLEAEV; encoded by the exons ATGGCCAGGTGCTTCCGCCTGGTGTTGCTTCTCGCTTCCATCTGGACCACGAGGCTCCTGGTCCAAGGCTCTTTGCATGCAGAAG AGCTTTCCATCCAGGTGTCATGCAGAATTATGGGGATCACCCTTGTGAGCAAAAAAGCAAACCCGCAGCTGAATTTCACAGAAGCTAAGGAGGCCTGTAGGCTGCTGGGACTAACTTTGGCCAGCAAAGATCAAGTTGAAACAGCCTGGAAGGCTAGCTTTGAGACTTGCAG CTATGGCTGGATTGGAGATGGATTCGTGGTCATCTCTAGGATTAGCCCAAACCCCAAGTGTGGGAAAAATGGGGTGGGTGTCCTGATTTggaaagttgcagtgaaccgacagTTCGCAGCCTATTGTTACAACTCTTCTG ATACTTGGACTAACTCGTGCATTCCAGAAATTATCACCACCAAAGATCCCATATTCAACACTCAAACTGCAACACACACAACAGAATTTATTGTCAGTGACAGTACCTACTCGGTGGCGTCCCCTTACTCTACGGCACCTGCCCCTACTACTACTCCTGCTCCAGCTTCCACTTCTATTCCAcggagaaaaaaattgatttgcaTTACAGAAGTTTTTATGGAAACTAGCACCATGTCTACAGAAActgaaccatttgttgaaaataaagcagcattcaagaatgaagctgctgGGTTTGGAG GTGTCCCCACGGCTCTGCTAGTGCTTGCTCTCCTCTTTTTTGGTGCTGCAGCTGGTCTTGGATTTTGCTATGTCAAAAG GTATGTGAAGGCCTTCCCTTTTACAAACAAGAATCAGCAGAAGGAAATGATTGAAACCAAAGTAGTAAAGGAGGAGAAGGCCGATGATATCAACCCTAATGAAGAATCAAAGAAAACGGATAACAACCCAGAAGAGCCCAAGAGTCCAAGCAAAACTACCGTGCGATGCCTGGAAGCTGAAGTTTAG